From Cotesia glomerata isolate CgM1 linkage group LG2, MPM_Cglom_v2.3, whole genome shotgun sequence, a single genomic window includes:
- the LOC123258724 gene encoding E3 ubiquitin ligase complex SCF subunit sconC-like, with protein sequence MNRGNGDFVTIRCSDGDIRTRRSALQPYRALYEARSAFSGALSEIRLPHLPTSVAGQIVTWAERHMNDPGRSSFEPTQNVDVTLTPEDSNQLSSLDINTLLQVIQASDEYIILDLLSGACKRAAEVFENTDPMVLRRELFNGESGFSEEEEERLRHETEWIEEL encoded by the exons ATGAACCGAGGAAATGGAGATTTTGTGACTATTCGATGCAGTGATGGTGATATTCGTACCCGAAGATCTGCTTTACAACCTTACAGAGCTTTATATGAAGCACGAAGTGCATTTTCTGGTGCTCTTAGTGAAATAAGATTGCCCCATCTTCCGACCAGCGTAGCCGGCCAAATAGTTACTTGGGCAGAAAGGCATATGAATGATCCTGGCAGATCTTCATTTGAACCAACTCAAAACGTTGACGTTACATTGACTCCTGAAGATTCAAACCAATTATCg AGTCTTGATATCAATACGCTTCTTCAAGTTATCCAGGCATCCGATGAATACATTATTCTAGATTTACTCTCCGGTGCATGTAAAAGAGCAGCAGAAGTTTTCGAAAATACAGATCCCATGGTCCTAAGAAGAGAACTTTTCAACGGCGAAAGTGGTTTCTCTGAAGAAGAAGAGGAAAGATTGCGCCACGAAACTGAATGGATAGAAGAActataa
- the LOC123258797 gene encoding uncharacterized protein LOC123258797, which yields MAEKVIFRNRKINLQADEDAVRFYPSLHSKVEHRSDKKSVISLYDISVDALKILVDWINRHQHDVGRTVFDHTENPVAVTLSNDDQESLNLVDNNVILEIVQVADEYDMMDLLDGACQIAAPIIENMNHVELKAKFFASGDSLNEEEVFFGSDDEL from the exons ATGGCAGAAAAAGTAATATTTCGTaatcgtaaaataaatttgcaaGCCGATGAAGACGCCGTTAGATTTTATCCAAGTCTTCATTCTAAAGTGGAACACCGTAGTGACAAAAAAAGCGTAATTTCACTCTACGACATTAGCGTAGATGCTTTAAAGATACTTGTCGACTGGATTAATAGACATCAGCATGATGTAGGACGCACCGTATTTGACCACACCGAAAATCCTGTAGCAGTCACCTTAAGTAACGATGATCAAGAAAGTTTAaac CTCGTTGACAACAatgttattttagaaattgtCCAAGTCGCAGATGAATATGATATGATGGATTTGTTAGATGGTGCATGTCAAATTGCAGCTCCCATCATCGAGAATATGAATCACGTTGAACTAAAAGCTAAATTTTTTGCCTCTGGTGATTCTTTAAATGAAGAGGAAGTTTTCTTTGGTAGTGATGACGAACTTTAA